A part of Vibrio sp. B1FLJ16 genomic DNA contains:
- a CDS encoding assimilatory sulfite reductase (NADPH) flavoprotein subunit: MSFQKNEYSHTNVSEDNNGQGGNPPIASPLNDQQFNSLQQTVSGLSSQQLAWVSGYFWGLAQHQPSAAATPIAQAAAAVSAKPAGKLSIIYASQTGNAKGVAEALEQEAKSEGIAVELFDASDYKGKNLAKETHVIIVASTNGEGEAPDNAIELHEFLQSKKAPKLPDLQYGVIALGDSSYEFFCQTGKDFDTYLSKLGAKSFIDRIDCDVDYEAPATEWRKSALEKVKETLSSGSAAEVVQLPVGQAAATHSQYNKQNPYTATLLTSQKITGRDSGKDVRHIEIDLDGSGLTYQPGDALGVWYENSSELANAVLGKVGLSGVETVEVDGESLSIHSALVSKYEITTSNPQFVTKFAELSGSKKLQKLVEDKDKLREYAANTQIVDVLAEKKTKLTADELVGLLRRLTPRLYSIASSQSEVDEEVHLTVGLVEYDHNDEKRFGGASGFLAQRLEEGGEVKVFVEHNNNFKLPEDDNTPVIMVGPGTGIAPFRSFIQERENRDAEGKNWLFFGDRTFTQDFLYQVEWQKYLKSGVLSRLDVAFSRDQIEKVYVQHRILENAAQVWQWIQDGAYIYVCGDATRMAKDVHDALIIVAEQEGKLSRSDAEQFINDLRKAKRYQRDVY; the protein is encoded by the coding sequence ATGTCTTTTCAAAAGAACGAGTACTCACACACTAATGTGTCTGAAGATAATAACGGGCAAGGTGGAAACCCGCCAATCGCAAGCCCGCTGAATGACCAGCAATTTAACTCACTCCAACAAACTGTCTCAGGGTTGTCTTCACAGCAACTAGCCTGGGTCAGTGGCTACTTCTGGGGTTTAGCTCAACATCAACCAAGCGCAGCAGCTACGCCAATTGCACAAGCGGCTGCCGCTGTATCCGCTAAGCCAGCTGGTAAGCTGAGCATCATTTATGCTTCTCAAACCGGGAATGCTAAAGGCGTTGCCGAGGCTTTAGAGCAGGAAGCAAAGTCCGAAGGAATCGCTGTTGAATTATTCGATGCCAGCGATTACAAAGGCAAAAACTTAGCCAAAGAAACGCACGTTATCATCGTGGCTTCAACCAACGGTGAAGGCGAAGCGCCAGACAATGCTATTGAACTGCATGAATTTTTACAGTCGAAGAAAGCGCCTAAACTGCCTGACTTACAGTATGGTGTCATCGCGCTTGGTGACTCTAGCTATGAGTTCTTCTGCCAGACTGGTAAAGATTTTGATACCTATCTGTCAAAACTGGGTGCTAAGTCATTTATCGACCGTATCGACTGTGATGTAGACTACGAAGCACCTGCTACCGAGTGGCGTAAGAGTGCTCTGGAGAAAGTGAAAGAGACGCTTTCGTCTGGCAGCGCAGCAGAAGTCGTCCAGCTTCCCGTTGGTCAGGCTGCCGCAACGCATTCTCAGTACAACAAGCAGAATCCTTATACAGCAACACTGCTGACCAGTCAGAAGATCACTGGCCGTGACTCAGGTAAAGACGTACGTCACATCGAAATCGATCTGGATGGCTCGGGTCTGACTTACCAACCTGGTGATGCTCTGGGTGTATGGTATGAAAACAGCTCTGAGTTGGCTAATGCGGTTCTGGGTAAGGTCGGTTTGTCAGGCGTTGAAACTGTTGAGGTTGATGGGGAAAGTCTGTCTATCCATAGTGCTCTGGTCAGTAAATACGAAATCACCACATCTAACCCGCAGTTCGTGACTAAATTCGCTGAGCTTTCTGGAAGCAAGAAACTGCAGAAGCTGGTTGAAGATAAAGACAAGCTTCGTGAATACGCTGCGAATACTCAAATTGTTGATGTACTGGCAGAGAAGAAGACAAAGCTAACTGCTGATGAACTGGTTGGTTTATTGCGCCGCCTGACTCCTCGTCTTTACTCAATCGCTTCGAGCCAGTCTGAAGTCGATGAAGAAGTGCACTTGACTGTAGGTTTGGTTGAGTACGATCACAACGACGAAAAACGTTTCGGTGGCGCTTCTGGTTTCTTGGCACAACGCTTGGAAGAAGGCGGTGAAGTGAAAGTGTTTGTCGAACACAATAATAACTTCAAACTGCCGGAAGACGATAATACACCAGTCATCATGGTTGGTCCGGGTACAGGTATTGCGCCATTCCGCAGCTTTATTCAAGAGCGCGAGAACCGCGATGCTGAAGGCAAAAACTGGTTGTTCTTTGGTGACCGCACCTTCACACAAGATTTCTTGTATCAGGTTGAGTGGCAAAAATACCTTAAATCAGGCGTGCTAAGTCGTCTCGATGTTGCCTTTAGCCGCGACCAGATTGAAAAGGTTTACGTGCAACATCGCATTCTGGAAAACGCAGCTCAAGTATGGCAGTGGATTCAGGACGGTGCCTACATCTACGTATGTGGTGATGCAACTCGCATGGCGAAAGATGTCCACGACGCACTTATTATCGTTGCTGAGCAAGAAGGTAAACTGTCTCGCAGCGATGCAGAACAATTTATTAATGACTTACGTAAAGCGAAACGTTATCAGAGGGATGTGTACTAA